The Oxyura jamaicensis isolate SHBP4307 breed ruddy duck chromosome 24, BPBGC_Ojam_1.0, whole genome shotgun sequence genome contains a region encoding:
- the PHLDB1 gene encoding pleckstrin homology-like domain family B member 1 isoform X1, which yields MEASSRTAASPTCRVQTIIQNSPLDLIDTGKGLKVQTEKPHLVSLGSGRLSTAITLLPLEEGRTTIGTAAKDIVLQGPGLAPEHCYIENARGTLTLHPCGNACAIDGVKIQRPTRLTQGCTICLGQATFLRFNHPAEAKWMKSMIPAGGRSPAAVYGLPAKPEALVNGSRQLPLHELAVGERAQPSHSSLVSSIEKDLQEIMDSLVLEEPASPGKKPSPPGHSPLCSVVNGGGRCLLSPPLSPGATSGGSSYENASPPFSPLSSPTSSGGYASHSPSSQEQGPAMPPVVPLRSSSYNHTVQPPLKRLPALPYGGHSETRPAESPHAWQAIPDSPTAPISIGLGEHRAGSPRTQPSGSPRLAPRTLGSLVPRARAALQERPPSPFREPRDPPAPSPARQPAARVLPDAAGPLHSSQSSRGLQPPDSPRAARRTVESMRELPPLSPSLSRRAASPRAAPDAPSPQPRLGREVPGSPRTRRKGHDELSPAAGRSSRAGSPSSPLLAEPAPRRPSFGSCLSPAYSLGSLAMPSPQQSPRTQRKLSGDMRLPAGVRERKNSITEISDNEDDLLEYHRRQREERMREQEMERLERQRLETILNLCAEYTKTDGVELSDVPQLLAGDVDAGRQAPRGTGTAGLGCAPEELGVLRQRESLERSDEENLKEECSSTESTHHEHEELVGPRAKEAHRLEEERACVLSRLDELKGHVKDLEQQLQEMLREAEMERALLQGERESEAVRLQQEQEVVQQLQEKLSSLDASIQKERDKERAKVDAERKELEKLRALYNESKSHLDNCPESMREQLREQMRREAEALETETKLFEDLEFQQLERESRLEEERETRSQQLLQSRAEYHRSIAQRKDRVAALDAQAAQIHLQSAQEAERLAKERINILQLLQKEKEKLVSLERRYQLVTGGRSFPKMSSALKEETLHISEPYELLEGTKPLSPLPGAAASLASPSAQSYPKTQEEYMRLSDVFRFYSNAYGSSLDTKATAAAPAAAQRSFLLAVPSAANEYVTVEQLSGILCSICAPAASPLGCAPPAPSSPGCGPSPPSVLALSSPSVSAEMEKQLPGGPTWLLPLDLEKWYQEVMAGFETSSSPVSPCSSPPPLPAKAHSSQKSLQVYRAKMEGDSGALPPRMKSSTPSCSQLNISMLGRSPSPKAPLHTQSHAGSLPRNLAATLQDIETKRQLALQQKADPLSAEPLQPGDVPGQQVIEEQKRRLAELKQKAAAEAQSQWEALHGQPPFPTSYPPLMHHSILHHHHAHSVGPRAEEQDHAYDTLSLESSDSMETSISTGNNSACSPDNMSSASGMDTGKIEEMEKMLKEAHAEKSRLMESREREMELRRQALEDERRRREQLERRLQDETTRRQKLVEKEVKLREKHFSQARPLTRYLPIRKEDFDLRLHIESSGHSVDTCYHVILTEKMCKGYLVKMGGKIKSWKKRWFVFDRMKRTVSYYVDKHETKLKGVIYFQAIEEVYYDHLRSAAKSPNPALTFCVKTHDRLYYVVAPSAEAMRIWMDVIVTGAEGYTQFMS from the exons GTTGCACCATCTGCCTGGGCCAGGCGACCTTCCTGCGCTTCAACCATCCTGCTGAAGCCAAGTGGATGAAGAGCATGATCCCAGCAGGGggcaggagccctgcagccGTCTACGGACTGCCAGCAA agcccGAGGCCCTGGTGAACGGCAGCCGCCAGCTGCCCCTGCACGAGCTAGCGGTGGGGGAGcgtgcccagcccagccacagTTCCCTGGTGAGCTCCATTGAGAAGGACCTGCAGGAAATCATGGACTcgctggtgctggaggagccAGCGTCCCCTGGCAAGAAGCCGTCTCCCCCCGGCCATTCCCCACTGTGCTCCGTGGTGAATGGGGGTGGGCGCTGCCTCCTGTCCCCCCCACTGAGCCCCGGCGCCACCTCGGGGGGCTCCAGCTATGAGAACGCCTCGCCGCCGTTCTCGCCACTCTCCTCGCCCACCAGCAGCGGTGGCTACGCCAGCCATTcacccagcagccaggagcaggggccGGCCATGCCCCCTGTTGTGCCGCTCCGCTCCTCCAGCTACAACCACACCGTGCAGCCCCCCCTGAAGCGCCTGCCGGCACTGCCCTATGGGGGCCACAGCGAGACGCGGCCGGCAGAGAGCCCTCATGCTTGGCAGGCCATCCCAGacagccccacggcccccaTCTCCATCGGCCTTGGGGAGCACAGGGCAGGCAGCCCCCGCACTCAGCCGTCTGGGAGCCCCCGGCTGGCCCCCAGGACCCTGGGCTCCTTGGTGCCGCGGGCAcgggcagccctgcaggagcggccccccagccccttcagGGAGCCGAGggaccccccagcccccagccctgcccggcagcctgcagccagggTTCTCCCAGATGCTGCAGGGCCATTacacagcagccagagcagccgtgggctgcagccccccgaCAGCCCGCGGGCAGCCCGGAGGACTGTGGAGAGCATGCGGGAGCTGCCTCCGCTGAGCCCCTCCTTGTCGCgcagggctgccagcccccgggcagccccggaTGCCCCATCCCCACAGCCCCGGCTGGGCAGAGAGGTTCCTGGCAGCCCCCGCACCAGGCGCAAGGGCCATGACGAGCTGAGCCCcgcagcagggaggagcagcagggctgggagcccctCATCTCCGCTGTTGGCAGAGCCAGCTCCGCGCCGCCCCAGCTTTGGCTCCTGCCTGAGCCCTGCATACAGCCTGGGCTCCCTGGCCATGCCCTcgccccagcagagcccccgcACCCAGCGTAAGCTATCGGGGGACATGCGGCTGCCAGCGGGTGTGCGGGAACGCAAGAACAGCATCACTGAGATCAGCGACAATGAGGACGACCTGCTGGAGTACCACCGGCGGCAGCGTGAGGAGCGGATGCGAGAGCAGGAGATGGAGCGCCTG GAGCGGCAGCGCCTGGAGACTATCCTGAATCTCTGTGCCGAGTACACCAAGACGGATGGCGTGGAGCTGAGCGAtgtgccccagctcctggctggggaTGTGGATGCTGGCCGGCAGGCACCCAGGGGCACTGGCACcgcagggctgggctgtgccccAGAGGAGCTGGGTGTGCTGCGGCAGAGGGAGAGCCTGGAGAGGTCGGATGAGGAGAACCTGAAAGAAGAGTGTAGCAGCACTGAGAGCACCCACCACGAG CATGAGGAGCTGGTGGGCCCCCGGGCCAAGGAGGCACACCGGCTGGAGGAGGAGCGAGCCTGCGTGCTCAGTCGCCTGGATGAGCTGAAAGGCCATGTCAAGGACCTTGAGCAACAGCTGCAGGAGATGTTGCGAGAG GCGGAGATGGAGcgggctctgctgcagggcGAGCGGGAGTCAGAGGCAGTgcggctgcagcaggagcaggaggtggtgcAGCAACTGCAGGAGAAGCTCTCCAGCCTGGACGCCAGCATCCAGAAGGAGCGGGACAAG GAAAGGGCAAAGGTTGATGCTGAAAGGAAGGAGCTAGAGAAACTCCGGGCGCTTTACAATGAGTCGAAGAGCCACCTTGATAACTGCCCTGAGTCTATGCGGGAGCAGTTGCGGGAGCAGATGCGAAGG GAAGCGGAAGCCCTGGAGACGGAGACCAAGCTGTTTGAGGACCTGGAGTTCCAACAGCTGGAGAGGGAGAGCCGGCTCGAGGAGGAGCGTGAGACAcggagccagcagctcctgcagagcagggctgagtACCATCGCAGCATTGCCCAAAGGAAG GACCGGGTGGCTGCCCTGGATGCTCAGGCTGCCCAGATCCATCTGCAGAGTGCCCAGGAGGCTGAACGCCTGGCCAAGGAGAGGATCAacatcctgcagctcctgcagaag GAGAAGGAGAAGCTTGTTTCTCTGGAGAGGCGATACCAGCTCGTCACAGGTGGCAGGAGCTTCCCCAAGATGTCATCAGCACTCAAAGAG GAAACCCTCCATATCTCAGAGCCTTATGAGCTGTTAGAGGGAACTAAGCCCCTGAGCcccctgccaggagcagctgcctCCTTAGCTTCTCCTTCTGCCCAATCCTACCCCAAGACACAAGAG GAGTACATGAGGCTGTCTGACGTTTTCAGGTTCTACAGCAATGCATATGGCTCCAGCCTGGACACTAAAGctactgctgctgcccctgctgctgctcagcgcTCTTTCTTGCTTGCTGTACCCTCTGCAGCCAACGAG TACGTGACCGTTGAGCAGCTCTCGGGGATCCTGTGCAGCATCTGTGCCCCTGCCGCTTCCCCACTGGGCtgtgcccctccagctccttcatCCCCAGGCTGCggtccttctcctccttctgtgctggctctctcttctccctccgTCTCTGCAGAG ATGGAGAAGCAGCTTCCAGGGGGCCCAACGTGGCTCCTGCCTCTTGATTTAGAGAAGTGGTACCAGGAGGTCATGGCTGGCTTTGagacctcctcctcccctgtcTCTCCTtgttcttcccctcctccacTTCCAGCTAAAGCTCACTCTTCTCAAAAGTCTCTCCAG GTCTATCGTGCCAAAATGGAGGGTGACAGTGGTGCGCTGCCCCCTCGGATGAAGAGCAGCACCCCGTCATGCTCGCAGCTCAATATCTCCATGCTGGGGCGCAGCCCCTCACCCAAG GCCCCTCTGCACACCCAGAGCCATGCAGGCAGCTTGCCACGCAACCTGGCGGCCACGCTGCAGGACATCGAGACCAAGCGCcagctggccctgcagcagAAGG CCGACCCACTCTCAGCAGAGCCCTTGCAGCCAGGCGATGTACCAG GTCAGCAGGTGATCGAGGAGCAGAAGCGGCGCCTGGCAgagctgaagcagaaagcagcagctgaggctcAGTCACAGTGGGAAGCCCTGCACGGGCAaccccccttccccacctcctaCCCCCCCCTCATGCATCACTCCATCCTCCATCACCACCATGCCCACAGCGTGGGGCCCCGGGCTGAGGAGCAGGACCACGCGTATGACACCCTCAGCCTGGAGAGCTCGGACAGCATGGAGACCAGCATCTCCACAGGCAACAACTCGGCCTGCTCACCTGATAACATGTCCAG CGCGAGTGGGATGGACACAGGAAAGATCGAGGAGATGGAGAAGATGCTGAAGGAGGCGCACGCTGAGAAGTCGCGGCTCATGGAGTCCCGG gAACGGGAGATGGAGCTGCGGCGGCAGGCGCTGGAGGATGAGCGCCGGCGCCGGGAGCAGCTGGAGCGCCGGCTGCAGGACGAGACCACGCGCCGGCAGAAGCTAGTGGAGAAGGAGGTCAAGCTGCGGGAGAAGCACTTCTCACAG GCTCGGCCCCTGACACGGTACCTCCCCATCCGCAAGGAGGATTTTGACCTGCGGCTGCACATCGAGTCCTCAGGACACAGCGTGGACACCTGCTACCACGTCATCCTGACAGAGAAGATGTGCAAGGGCTACCTGGTTAAGATGGGGGGCAAGATAAAGTCTTGGAAGAAACGCTGGTTTGTCTTTGACCGCATGAAGCGCACGGTCTCCTACTACGTGG ATAAACATGAGACAAAGCTGAAGGGCGTCATCTACTTTCAAGCCATTGAAGAGGTTTACTACGACCACCTCCGCAGCGCTGCTAAG AGCCCCAACCCAGCGCTGACGTTCTGCGTGAAGACCCACGACCGCCTGTACTACGTGGTGGCCCCATCGGCCGAGGCCATGCGCATCTGGATGGATGTCATCGTGACGGGGGCCGAGGGCTACACGCAGTTCATGAGCTGA
- the PHLDB1 gene encoding pleckstrin homology-like domain family B member 1 isoform X9, with product MEASSRTAASPTCRVQTIIQNSPLDLIDTGKGLKVQTEKPHLVSLGSGRLSTAITLLPLEEGRTTIGTAAKDIVLQGPGLAPEHCYIENARGTLTLHPCGNACAIDGVKIQRPTRLTQGCTICLGQATFLRFNHPAEAKWMKSMIPAGGRSPAAVYGLPAKPEALVNGSRQLPLHELAVGERAQPSHSSLVSSIEKDLQEIMDSLVLEEPASPGKKPSPPGHSPLCSVVNGGGRCLLSPPLSPGATSGGSSYENASPPFSPLSSPTSSGGYASHSPSSQEQGPAMPPVVPLRSSSYNHTVQPPLKRLPALPYGGHSETRPAESPHAWQAIPDSPTAPISIGLGEHRAGSPRTQPSGSPRLAPRTLGSLVPRARAALQERPPSPFREPRDPPAPSPARQPAARVLPDAAGPLHSSQSSRGLQPPDSPRAARRTVESMRELPPLSPSLSRRAASPRAAPDAPSPQPRLGREVPGSPRTRRKGHDELSPAAGRSSRAGSPSSPLLAEPAPRRPSFGSCLSPAYSLGSLAMPSPQQSPRTQRKLSGDMRLPAGVRERKNSITEISDNEDDLLEYHRRQREERMREQEMERLERQRLETILNLCAEYTKTDGVELSDVPQLLAGDVDAGRQAPRGTGTAGLGCAPEELGVLRQRESLERSDEENLKEECSSTESTHHEHEELVGPRAKEAHRLEEERACVLSRLDELKGHVKDLEQQLQEMLREAEMERALLQGERESEAVRLQQEQEVVQQLQEKLSSLDASIQKERDKERAKVDAERKELEKLRALYNESKSHLDNCPESMREQLREQMRREAEALETETKLFEDLEFQQLERESRLEEERETRSQQLLQSRAEYHRSIAQRKDRVAALDAQAAQIHLQSAQEAERLAKERINILQLLQKEKEKLVSLERRYQLVTGGRSFPKMSSALKEVYRAKMEGDSGALPPRMKSSTPSCSQLNISMLGRSPSPKAPLHTQSHAGSLPRNLAATLQDIETKRQLALQQKADPLSAEPLQPGDVPGQQVIEEQKRRLAELKQKAAAEAQSQWEALHGQPPFPTSYPPLMHHSILHHHHAHSVGPRAEEQDHAYDTLSLESSDSMETSISTGNNSACSPDNMSSASGMDTGKIEEMEKMLKEAHAEKSRLMESREREMELRRQALEDERRRREQLERRLQDETTRRQKLVEKEVKLREKHFSQARPLTRYLPIRKEDFDLRLHIESSGHSVDTCYHVILTEKMCKGYLVKMGGKIKSWKKRWFVFDRMKRTVSYYVDKHETKLKGVIYFQAIEEVYYDHLRSAAKSPNPALTFCVKTHDRLYYVVAPSAEAMRIWMDVIVTGAEGYTQFMS from the exons GTTGCACCATCTGCCTGGGCCAGGCGACCTTCCTGCGCTTCAACCATCCTGCTGAAGCCAAGTGGATGAAGAGCATGATCCCAGCAGGGggcaggagccctgcagccGTCTACGGACTGCCAGCAA agcccGAGGCCCTGGTGAACGGCAGCCGCCAGCTGCCCCTGCACGAGCTAGCGGTGGGGGAGcgtgcccagcccagccacagTTCCCTGGTGAGCTCCATTGAGAAGGACCTGCAGGAAATCATGGACTcgctggtgctggaggagccAGCGTCCCCTGGCAAGAAGCCGTCTCCCCCCGGCCATTCCCCACTGTGCTCCGTGGTGAATGGGGGTGGGCGCTGCCTCCTGTCCCCCCCACTGAGCCCCGGCGCCACCTCGGGGGGCTCCAGCTATGAGAACGCCTCGCCGCCGTTCTCGCCACTCTCCTCGCCCACCAGCAGCGGTGGCTACGCCAGCCATTcacccagcagccaggagcaggggccGGCCATGCCCCCTGTTGTGCCGCTCCGCTCCTCCAGCTACAACCACACCGTGCAGCCCCCCCTGAAGCGCCTGCCGGCACTGCCCTATGGGGGCCACAGCGAGACGCGGCCGGCAGAGAGCCCTCATGCTTGGCAGGCCATCCCAGacagccccacggcccccaTCTCCATCGGCCTTGGGGAGCACAGGGCAGGCAGCCCCCGCACTCAGCCGTCTGGGAGCCCCCGGCTGGCCCCCAGGACCCTGGGCTCCTTGGTGCCGCGGGCAcgggcagccctgcaggagcggccccccagccccttcagGGAGCCGAGggaccccccagcccccagccctgcccggcagcctgcagccagggTTCTCCCAGATGCTGCAGGGCCATTacacagcagccagagcagccgtgggctgcagccccccgaCAGCCCGCGGGCAGCCCGGAGGACTGTGGAGAGCATGCGGGAGCTGCCTCCGCTGAGCCCCTCCTTGTCGCgcagggctgccagcccccgggcagccccggaTGCCCCATCCCCACAGCCCCGGCTGGGCAGAGAGGTTCCTGGCAGCCCCCGCACCAGGCGCAAGGGCCATGACGAGCTGAGCCCcgcagcagggaggagcagcagggctgggagcccctCATCTCCGCTGTTGGCAGAGCCAGCTCCGCGCCGCCCCAGCTTTGGCTCCTGCCTGAGCCCTGCATACAGCCTGGGCTCCCTGGCCATGCCCTcgccccagcagagcccccgcACCCAGCGTAAGCTATCGGGGGACATGCGGCTGCCAGCGGGTGTGCGGGAACGCAAGAACAGCATCACTGAGATCAGCGACAATGAGGACGACCTGCTGGAGTACCACCGGCGGCAGCGTGAGGAGCGGATGCGAGAGCAGGAGATGGAGCGCCTG GAGCGGCAGCGCCTGGAGACTATCCTGAATCTCTGTGCCGAGTACACCAAGACGGATGGCGTGGAGCTGAGCGAtgtgccccagctcctggctggggaTGTGGATGCTGGCCGGCAGGCACCCAGGGGCACTGGCACcgcagggctgggctgtgccccAGAGGAGCTGGGTGTGCTGCGGCAGAGGGAGAGCCTGGAGAGGTCGGATGAGGAGAACCTGAAAGAAGAGTGTAGCAGCACTGAGAGCACCCACCACGAG CATGAGGAGCTGGTGGGCCCCCGGGCCAAGGAGGCACACCGGCTGGAGGAGGAGCGAGCCTGCGTGCTCAGTCGCCTGGATGAGCTGAAAGGCCATGTCAAGGACCTTGAGCAACAGCTGCAGGAGATGTTGCGAGAG GCGGAGATGGAGcgggctctgctgcagggcGAGCGGGAGTCAGAGGCAGTgcggctgcagcaggagcaggaggtggtgcAGCAACTGCAGGAGAAGCTCTCCAGCCTGGACGCCAGCATCCAGAAGGAGCGGGACAAG GAAAGGGCAAAGGTTGATGCTGAAAGGAAGGAGCTAGAGAAACTCCGGGCGCTTTACAATGAGTCGAAGAGCCACCTTGATAACTGCCCTGAGTCTATGCGGGAGCAGTTGCGGGAGCAGATGCGAAGG GAAGCGGAAGCCCTGGAGACGGAGACCAAGCTGTTTGAGGACCTGGAGTTCCAACAGCTGGAGAGGGAGAGCCGGCTCGAGGAGGAGCGTGAGACAcggagccagcagctcctgcagagcagggctgagtACCATCGCAGCATTGCCCAAAGGAAG GACCGGGTGGCTGCCCTGGATGCTCAGGCTGCCCAGATCCATCTGCAGAGTGCCCAGGAGGCTGAACGCCTGGCCAAGGAGAGGATCAacatcctgcagctcctgcagaag GAGAAGGAGAAGCTTGTTTCTCTGGAGAGGCGATACCAGCTCGTCACAGGTGGCAGGAGCTTCCCCAAGATGTCATCAGCACTCAAAGAG GTCTATCGTGCCAAAATGGAGGGTGACAGTGGTGCGCTGCCCCCTCGGATGAAGAGCAGCACCCCGTCATGCTCGCAGCTCAATATCTCCATGCTGGGGCGCAGCCCCTCACCCAAG GCCCCTCTGCACACCCAGAGCCATGCAGGCAGCTTGCCACGCAACCTGGCGGCCACGCTGCAGGACATCGAGACCAAGCGCcagctggccctgcagcagAAGG CCGACCCACTCTCAGCAGAGCCCTTGCAGCCAGGCGATGTACCAG GTCAGCAGGTGATCGAGGAGCAGAAGCGGCGCCTGGCAgagctgaagcagaaagcagcagctgaggctcAGTCACAGTGGGAAGCCCTGCACGGGCAaccccccttccccacctcctaCCCCCCCCTCATGCATCACTCCATCCTCCATCACCACCATGCCCACAGCGTGGGGCCCCGGGCTGAGGAGCAGGACCACGCGTATGACACCCTCAGCCTGGAGAGCTCGGACAGCATGGAGACCAGCATCTCCACAGGCAACAACTCGGCCTGCTCACCTGATAACATGTCCAG CGCGAGTGGGATGGACACAGGAAAGATCGAGGAGATGGAGAAGATGCTGAAGGAGGCGCACGCTGAGAAGTCGCGGCTCATGGAGTCCCGG gAACGGGAGATGGAGCTGCGGCGGCAGGCGCTGGAGGATGAGCGCCGGCGCCGGGAGCAGCTGGAGCGCCGGCTGCAGGACGAGACCACGCGCCGGCAGAAGCTAGTGGAGAAGGAGGTCAAGCTGCGGGAGAAGCACTTCTCACAG GCTCGGCCCCTGACACGGTACCTCCCCATCCGCAAGGAGGATTTTGACCTGCGGCTGCACATCGAGTCCTCAGGACACAGCGTGGACACCTGCTACCACGTCATCCTGACAGAGAAGATGTGCAAGGGCTACCTGGTTAAGATGGGGGGCAAGATAAAGTCTTGGAAGAAACGCTGGTTTGTCTTTGACCGCATGAAGCGCACGGTCTCCTACTACGTGG ATAAACATGAGACAAAGCTGAAGGGCGTCATCTACTTTCAAGCCATTGAAGAGGTTTACTACGACCACCTCCGCAGCGCTGCTAAG AGCCCCAACCCAGCGCTGACGTTCTGCGTGAAGACCCACGACCGCCTGTACTACGTGGTGGCCCCATCGGCCGAGGCCATGCGCATCTGGATGGATGTCATCGTGACGGGGGCCGAGGGCTACACGCAGTTCATGAGCTGA